In a genomic window of Thiolapillus brandeum:
- the malQ gene encoding 4-alpha-glucanotransferase, which produces MPYEFSQRRAGVLLHPTSLPSGTLDDADAWLDFMQASGLSVWQVLPLGVPQADLSPYQCLSAFATNPALLREIPEYRDDDAGFAEFCAEEAHWLDDYALFVTLKEYHDHKAWYDWPTPYKQRNRDALAQFQQRHGRSVQEIRWQQYQLHRRWRELQRKAQARNIRLFGDMPIFVAHDSSDVWACPRRFLLDRDGQPTWVTGVPPDYFSETGQRWGNPHYDWDYHQQEGFQWWLARLSHHFRWFDLVRIDHFRGLQAVWMIPADEPTAENGHWQKVPGDALLASLKKSMQHLPLVAEDLGIITPEVKALKKKYDLPGMAVLQFAFDAFEDNPHKPVNITPKCAAYTGTHDNDTTLGWYQSLDHSSRQRVHEMLHMQPGDDPVDAMIDTLFHTRANLAVVPMQDFLKLGSEARMNTPGVPNGNWRWRLPPQSLSTPDLPGHILEQVINSKRKVTP; this is translated from the coding sequence ATGCCGTATGAATTCAGCCAACGCAGGGCCGGGGTGCTGTTGCATCCCACCTCCCTGCCCTCAGGCACACTGGATGACGCCGATGCCTGGCTGGACTTCATGCAGGCCAGCGGCCTGAGCGTGTGGCAGGTACTCCCCCTGGGCGTACCTCAGGCAGACCTGTCGCCCTATCAGTGTCTGTCTGCCTTTGCCACCAATCCGGCCCTGCTCCGGGAGATTCCCGAGTACCGCGACGACGATGCCGGCTTTGCCGAATTCTGCGCCGAAGAAGCCCACTGGCTGGACGACTACGCCCTGTTCGTGACCCTCAAGGAATATCATGATCACAAGGCTTGGTACGACTGGCCAACCCCCTACAAACAACGTAACCGGGATGCCCTGGCGCAATTCCAGCAACGCCATGGCAGATCCGTACAGGAGATCCGTTGGCAGCAATACCAGCTGCATCGACGTTGGCGGGAACTGCAGCGCAAGGCCCAAGCCAGAAACATCCGCCTGTTTGGCGACATGCCCATTTTCGTCGCCCATGACAGCTCAGACGTGTGGGCCTGCCCCCGGCGTTTCCTCCTCGACAGGGACGGGCAGCCTACCTGGGTGACCGGCGTACCCCCGGACTATTTCTCCGAAACCGGCCAACGCTGGGGCAATCCCCATTACGATTGGGATTACCATCAGCAGGAAGGCTTTCAATGGTGGCTGGCGCGATTGAGTCACCACTTCCGCTGGTTCGATCTGGTGCGCATCGACCACTTCCGCGGTCTGCAGGCGGTGTGGATGATTCCCGCCGATGAACCGACCGCTGAAAACGGCCACTGGCAGAAAGTGCCCGGAGATGCTCTCCTTGCCAGCCTTAAGAAAAGCATGCAGCACCTGCCCCTGGTGGCCGAGGATCTGGGCATCATCACTCCGGAAGTCAAGGCCCTGAAAAAGAAGTATGACCTGCCCGGCATGGCGGTACTGCAATTCGCCTTCGACGCCTTTGAGGACAACCCCCACAAACCGGTCAATATCACCCCAAAATGCGCGGCTTATACCGGCACCCATGACAACGATACCACCCTGGGCTGGTATCAGTCCCTGGACCACAGCAGTCGCCAGCGGGTGCACGAGATGTTGCATATGCAGCCCGGCGATGATCCCGTGGATGCCATGATAGACACCCTGTTTCATACCCGGGCCAACCTGGCCGTAGTGCCCATGCAGGATTTTCTCAAACTGGGCAGTGAAGCACGTATGAACACCCCGGGAGTACCCAACGGCAACTGGCGCTGGCGCCTGCCACCTCAGTCCCTGTCCACCCCGGATCTTCCCGGGCATATCCTTGAACAGGTCATCAACAGCAAACGGAAAGTCACGCCATGA